GTGCGGCGGCCAACTCCGCGGCGGCGATGATGTTGCCCTGCTCGGCGTCCAGCCAGGCGGTCGCGGCGGCCGGACCGGACAGCTTCGGCAGCTCCACCGGCACGTGCTCGGGCGCCACCCGCACGCTCCCGCGCCCCACCGGCAGCTGACCGTCGGCGAGGTCCGCGCAGTGCAGGTAGAAGTCCAGCATCCGGCCGGTCGCCTCGCGCCGGACGTCAGCCGGCAGTTCGGCGGCCAACGTCCGGGTGTAGACGCGCACCAGGTCGTGCGCCCCGTACCGGCCGGGCTCGTTCACCGACAGCAGGTTCGCCGCCGTCAACGCGTCCAGCGCGCGCTGCGCCTCGCCGACCCGCACCCGTGCCATGGCGGCCACCACGAACGCCGTCACGTCCGGGCCGGGGTGCAGGCCCAGCAACGCCAACAGCCGTGCGGGCAACGGCGACAGCGCCCGGCGTGACGCGTCCAGCGCCGCGCGGACCGTCGAGTCCTCGTCCTCCAGGCCCAGAGCCGCCAACCGGCCGTGCTCGTCGTCCAGCTCGGCCACGAGTTCGGCGACCCGCAACGTCGGCGCGACCGCCAGCCGGGCCGCCGCGATCCGCAGCGCCAGCGGCAGGCCGTCGCACAGCACGGCCAACCGGCGCAGCGCGGCGGCCTCCGTCCCGTCCCGACCGGCGATCCGGCCCACCACGGCCACCGACGCGTCCACGTCCAGCATGTCCAGCTCGACCAGCCGTGCCTCGGCGTGCGCGACCAGGCCGACCAACCGCCGGCGGGACGTCACCACGACGCACGACGGCGGGCCGGGCAGCAGCGGCAGCAGTTCGGTCGAGCCGCGGGCGTTGTCCAGCATCACCACCATGCGGCGGTCCGCGATGAGGGTCCGGAACAGCGCCGAACGCTCCTCCGCGGTGACCGGGATGTCCGGTGACGGCACGCCCAGCGTGCGCAGGAACCGGCTCAGCACCTCGCCCGCGCCCAGCGGCTCCTGGTTCGGGTCGTAGCCGTGCAGGTCGACGTACAGCTGGCCGTCCGGGAAGTCCTCGCGGACGGTCTGCGCCCAGTGCAGGGCGAGCGCCGTCTTGCCCACGCCCGCCGGGCCGGTGACCACGAGCACCAGGCCGCCGTCTTGGTGCGCGGCCAGCAGTCCGTCCAGCTTCTTCAGCTCGTCGTCGCGGCCGATCAGGGTCGCCGAGGCGCGCGGCAGCTGTGCGGGCGTGATGGCGGGCGCCGACTCCCCCACGGGGCGCAGCGTCATCGGCCGGGTCGGGCGCTCGGGTTCGGGGTTCTCGCCGGACAGCACGGCCTGCTGGAGTTTGCGCAACTCCGGGCCGGGCTCGACGCCCAGCTCGTCGATCAGCACCCGGCGTGCCTCGCGGTAGACGCCCAACGCCTCGGCCTGCCGTCCCGCTTGGCACAGGGCCCGCATCAGCAGGCCGTGGCCGCGTTCGCGGAGCGGGTGTTCGCCGACGAGCGTGGTCAGGGACGGCACCAGCTCCGCGCCGCGGCCGATCAACAGCAGCAGCTCGGCCCGTTCCTCCAGCACCGCGAGCCTGCGTTCCGCCAGCCGGCCGCGCTCGACCTCGGCGAACAGTCCGGCGACGCCGCCCAGCGGTTCACCGCGCCAGAGGCTCAGGGCGTCGTCCAGCGTGGTGGCCGCCGCGACCAGGTCACCGGTGGAGCGGAGCCGTGCGGCCGTCGCCACACCGCGTTCGAACTCGTCCAGGTCGACCGCGTTCGGGTCGACGCGCAGGAGGTAGCCGTCACCGACGGAGGTCAGCAGCTCGGCCGGTGCGCGCCGTGCCCGCCGTGGCTCCAGCGCGCGTCTGAGTCCGGCGACGTAGGTCTGGACGAGGTTGACCGCGCTGCTGGGCGTGTTGTCGCCCCAGACCGCCTCGATGATCTGGCCCCGGTTGACGGGGGTGTTGCGGGCGAGCAGCAGCACCGCCAGGACGGCACGCTGCTTGGCGGCGCCGAGGTCGACCTCCCCGCCGCCGCGCACCGCCCGGAGAAGGCCGAGCACCTCGAACCGCAAGCGCTCTCCGCCGCCGTCTGCCACCGACCGTTCCTTCGCCGAAAGTCGAAGCCCACGAAGGAGCCCAGGAGATCACTTCAGTGGGGCTCCAGTCGTCCTGTAGCCGCATTCTTACGCTAAGCGTGTCCGATCAACCACACAGGGCGAACCCAGGTGCGGCAGGTTGGGCCAGACAGCGGAACATCCGCTGCTCTCCATGAACGACGAGGGCAGGCCGGCGTGCAAGGGGCATCCAGCCCGCGGCGGCGGAACGCCGGCCCGCCCTCGTCCCCTTCTCCACCCGGAGACGGGCCGTCCGGTAGGGGACGACCCACCTCCTTGCCCTCCCCCAGTTGAAGGGGCCGCGTCCGGGATCCGAACCCCCGCACACGGCCCCTTCAGCCTTTCCCCGCGCGCGAGTCGAACACTCAGGTCCCGCGTGTCGAACCTCCAGACCCCGTGAGTCCTACGTTCAGGACCCGTGAGTCCTACGTTCGGAACCCCCGAGTTCAACGCTCAGTACAAGATCGACTGTTCTGAGCGTTGAATTCGGGGGTCCTGAACGTAGGACACGGTGGTCCTGAACGTACGACTCGCGCGTTCTGAACGTAGGACTCACGCGGAGGGTTAGGCGACTTCTTCGAGTTCGCGGGGCTCGGTGGCCTTGGACGCGGCGCGACGACGGCGCAGCACCACCACGACGCCGACCACGATCGCGACGGCCATCAGGACCCACATCACACCGTTGAACACGGACTCGATGTACTTCGCCGACGCGCCCGCCGCCGACCCGATCCCGATGTGCAACGCCGACCAGCTCACCGCACCCGCGATCGAAGCGGGCAGGAACCGGCGGTACTCCAGCTTCGACGCACCCGCCGACGCCGGCACCAACGTCCGCACCACCGGCATGAACCGGGCGAAGAACACCGCCCACGCACCACGCCGGCGCAGCAACGCCCCCGCTTTGTCCCAGTGCTCCTGACCGATCTTGCGCACGATCTTGCTCTCACGCAGCCGGTCGCCGTACTTGCGCCCCAGGAAGTAGCCGATGCTGTCACCGGCCACCGCGCACACCGACACCACGAGCCACATCACCAGGAACCGCGGCACGGTCGTCACCGTGGTGGCCGCCAACAGCAGCGCGCTCTCCCCCGGTGCGATGAACCCCACGCCCAGCGTGCACTCGGCCAACGTCAACGCGCCCGTCACCGCCAGCACGGCGGGTTGGGGCAGACCGGCGAGCCCTTCCAAGGCGTCGGTCAGCAATGCCATGGTTCATCCCCCTGTGGATCATGACGTGTGGATCATGAGCGAGCACCGGAGTGCAGGCTAAGGGGAGTCCACCGCGAAGTCACCGCCGGGCACATCCGACCGAGGACTGACCGGCCACCAGACCACGGTCGTACAGATCCGTGACAGAAGTCGGGGACGTGCCCTAGGGAAACCCTGGGGAACGTCCCCGAACAGCAGACCGCAGAACGATTTCCTCAGCGCGGGTCGATCACACCGTTCTTCGCCGTGCCGACGAATCGGACCCACGGCGTGGCGCCGAAGTCCAACTCGCCGCCGGTCGGGTTCTTCGAATCACGCACACCGGCGCCGGTCGGGTCGAGCGCTATTTCCACGCACTCCGGACCACCCGCCGACGACCGCGTGCTCTTGCGCCATTCCCGTTGCATGGCAATTCACCCCGGTTCTCAACCGAGCTCGCGCGCCACCCTCCCGATCAGCGCGGACGACGCGGCCGGGTCGAGCGATTCCGCGCAGAGCCGCGCGAACATGTCGGCATACCTGACGACGTCCGACTGCTGCTCCAAATAGACGTCGCCATGCGTGCTTTCGATGTATACCACGTCCGGATCAAGGTGCTCGGGAAACGTCAGGATCACGAACGGGCCGTCCATCGCGGCATGTCCGCCGGACTCGAAAGAGACAACCTGAAGGGTGATATTCGGCAGTTCCCCGACTTCACCGAGTCGCCGCAACTGCTCGGCCATCACCTCCCTGCCGCCGACCAGCCGACGCAAGGCGGCTTCGTCGATCACCACGTGCAAGCGCAGCGGGTCGTCCTCCACCAGCAACGCCTGCCGCGCCTTGCGCAACTCCACCCGCCGGTCCACCTCGGCGGGCGCGGCGTCGGGCAGCACCTCGCGGATCAACGCCCTCGTGTACGCCTCGCACTGGAGCAGGCCGGGCACCATCAACCCCTGATAGGTGCGCGCCGACTCGGCGTCCGCCTCGAACCCGACGTAACGGCCGGGCGCGATATCGCCGAACTCATCCCACCAAGCCTTGCGCCGCGCCTCACGGGCCAATTGCACGAGCTCCTCCAGCGTCACCGGATCGGCCCCGTAGACCGCGAGCAGGTCACGGGCGTCGCGCGGCGTGACGCCGACCCGCCCGGTCTCGATACGGCTGATCTTGGAGGCCGAGCACTCCAACCGCTCGCCGACCTCATCGATCGTCAGGCCGGCCGCTTCACGCAATCTGCGCAATTCGCTGACCAGTCGACGCTTGCGCAGCGTCGGGCTGCTGCCCCGTGCCATCCGTTTGCCTTCCCATTCGGTGACCTCCAGCCCTTGCGGCAAAGCACAGTCTGTGGCCCGGCGACAACGGCGCAAAGCGACGTCATCCATTCGTGTAGTGCAACTTGCAGTCGGCCGGATGCGGTAAGAGGCTGCGTGGAGCACGGCCCATCCAGTCAGGGAAGGAGCGCCGAAGGTGTCCGTCACCGTCTTCAGCCAGCTCGACAGGTCCCTCCACGAGCACCTGGCCACGCTGGTACGCCTGGCGTCGACCGGTGACGACGAGACCGCGGTCGAACTGGCCCGCTGCGAACTGCCCCGCGTGGTCGCGGCCGTCAAGGCGTTGCTGGACGAGCACACCCCGGACGAGCATGGCCGCTGCCCCACCTGCCGGACCCGCAGGTGGAGCCGCCGACTGCCGTCACCGTGCCGCGCCTACCTCGGGGCGCAGTTGTGTTTGATGGCCGTGTTGGATGGCCGCTGCTCCGCAGACGGCGGGCTCGGTCGCTGACTGAGTTCGATTTGCCGCTCCGCGGCGGCAGACCGCTCGTGGTCCGGATTCGATCTCGTGGGCGGCGGTTATACGCAGACTGGTTCCAGGCCGTCGCGTTCCGGGTCCACCAGGTAGACGCGGGCGGCTGAGATGTCGAAGTACATGCCCACCAGTCGCAGGGACCGCGTCGTCACGGCCTCGCGCACGCTTGGGTAGGTCAGCAGGTTGTCCAGCTGTTGCGCGACGTTCGCCACCGCCAGTCGGTCCACCACCGGCAGGTCCGACTCGGTCGCGTGGAACCGGACGAGGCTCGGCTCGACGCCCTTCAGCCACGCGTGCAGCCGCGTGCCGGGCCGGGTCGAACCGTGCACCACGGCCTTCATCGCGCCGCAGTCCGAGTGCCCGCACACCGCGATCGTCCCGACGTTCAGCACCTCCACCGCGTACTCGATCGCCGCGCCGACCGAGTCCTCGCCGTCCATCGGCACCAGGTTGCCGATGTTGCGCACGCAGAACAGGTCACCCGGCCCGCTGGTGGTGATCAGGTTGGGCACCACGCGGGAGTCGGCACACGTGATGAACAGCTGCCGCGGGCGTTGGCCCCGCGCGGCGAGCTCCGACAGGAACGGGCGGACCAGCGGCGCGGTGGTGCGCTCGAACTCGCGCATCCCGCGGATCATGGGGTCGACGTCCATGCGCTGCCGGGGCAGGGTCACGGCGTGCCGGCGCTGCCAGTGCGACCACGGCGCGAACCACCTCGGCAACGGCGACAGCGGAGTCTTGCGCAGCGCCGGGATCCCCTTGGTGGCCTTGCTGAACCACGTGTCGTGCACCTCGTCCACCTCGACGTGCCCGCCCAGCCGCTCGTAACCGACGCGCCAGTCGTCGATCGCCTCGTACGCGCCGTGGTCGAGGAAGTCGATGTGCAGCTCCAGCACCACGCGCTGCCCCAACGGGATGGCACGCAGCCCGCGCACCAGCCGTCCGGCGCCGAGGAACACCAGCGAGCCGCGGATCACCACGCGCCACCCGTCCGCCTCGGGCTCGATGCGCACCGAGCTGCGGGTCAGCCGGTGCAGCGACCGCAGCGCCGCCACCGCGACACCGAGCAGGACGCCTTCCACCAGCCCGAGCGCCACGACACCGACCACGGTGACCGCGTACGCCGCGAACTCACCGTGCCGCCACAGCGCACGCATCCGCCGGACGCTCACCAGCCGCGCGCCCACCACCAACAGCACACCCGCCAAGGCTGCCAACGGGATCAGCTCCAGCACCGACCCCAGTGCGAGCACGAACACCGCGATCCACACGCCGTGCAGCACGGTCGACGCACGGGTGCGGGCGCCCGCCGCGACGTTGGTCGAGCTGCGCGCGATCACCCCGGTCACCGGGAGTCCGCCGAGCGCGCCGGCGACCGCGTTGGCGGCGCCCTGGGCGATCAGCTCCCGGTCGAGGTCCGCGCGCGGCCCGTCGTGCAGCTTGTCCACGGCGACGGCCGACAGCAACGACTCGACGCTCGCCACCACGGCCACCGTGAGCACCGCGAACACGATCCCGGCGAAGCTGCCGGACGGCATCTGCGGCAGCACGACCTGGCCCAGCGGATCACCGGGCAGGTCGACCCGTGCCACGTCGAGGCCCAGCGCGGCCAGCGTCGCGATCAGCACCGCGACCAGCGGCGCGGGAACGAACGCGGCACGCGGCACGCGTGGCCAGAGCAGCAGCGCCGCCACGGTCAGCATGCCGACGAGCAGCGCGGACCACCGCACGTCGGTGGTGAACAGCCTGGCGAGGTTGTCGAACACGGACGTGGCCGCCGTGCCTCCGAGGACGACGGCGACCTGGCCCAGCGCGATGCTCAGCCCGATGCCGGCGAGCATCCCGTGCACCACCGCGGGCGACAGGGACAGCGCGGCCCGACCGATCCGGCTCAGCCCGAACACGATCTGCACGAGGCCGGCGGCGAGCGTGATGGCCGCCGTGGCCGCCCAGCCGTACTCGGCGATGATGCCCGCGGTGATCACCACCATGCCCGCCGCCGGCCCGCTGACCTGCAACGGCGCACCGGCCAACGCCCCCGCCACGACGCCGCCGACGACCGCGGAGATCAGCCCTGCCATCAGTGGAGCACCGGTCGCGGCGGCGATGCCGAGCGACAGCGGCACGGCGATCAGGAACACCACGACGGAGGCCGGCAGGTCGTGTCGGAGCACGGCGGCCAAGCCGCCCGGAGGACCGGCCGTGGTGTGCTCGCCGGCGTGGGACTTGTTGGGGCGTGGGCGGTTCATGTCAGGTCCTTTCGAGCGCAACGGGTCATCGCCCCGCACGAGGGCGCGGGGTGTCGTCGTTCGGGGAGGTGCCTACGGCCGCGCTAAGGGCGGCAGCGGCGGACGAGGCCAGCAGGCATCGAGTCCGGCGGATCGGCACTCGGCTCCGGCGCGGTGGTGAAGGTTTGCCACGGTGGCACCTCCGTGTCGGCACAGGGGACGTGTCGGCACAGCCCGCGTCGCACAGGTCGCGTCCACACCATAATGACGAGGATTTGGCCGATCTGACAGGCGTTCCACCCGGACGTGTTGATCAACGCCCGCTTCGTCACCCGAGGTGACGGCATTTACCCCCGACAGCGGGAAACCCCGCCACAGCCGACAGTCGGCCGTGACGGGGTCTCCGTGAAAATTCGCTCAGGCGTCTACTTGCGACCGGTCGCCCGACCAGAGGGTGTGGAAGCTGCCCTCGCGGTCGGTGCGGCGGTAGGTGTGCGCGCCGAAGAAGTCGCGCAGGCCCTGGATCAGGGACGCGGGCAGGCGCTCGGACCGCAGCCCGTCGTAGTACGCCAGCGCGGACACG
This is a stretch of genomic DNA from Saccharothrix ecbatanensis. It encodes these proteins:
- a CDS encoding DedA family protein, which codes for MALLTDALEGLAGLPQPAVLAVTGALTLAECTLGVGFIAPGESALLLAATTVTTVPRFLVMWLVVSVCAVAGDSIGYFLGRKYGDRLRESKIVRKIGQEHWDKAGALLRRRGAWAVFFARFMPVVRTLVPASAGASKLEYRRFLPASIAGAVSWSALHIGIGSAAGASAKYIESVFNGVMWVLMAVAIVVGVVVVLRRRRAASKATEPRELEEVA
- a CDS encoding SulP family inorganic anion transporter; this translates as MNRPRPNKSHAGEHTTAGPPGGLAAVLRHDLPASVVVFLIAVPLSLGIAAATGAPLMAGLISAVVGGVVAGALAGAPLQVSGPAAGMVVITAGIIAEYGWAATAAITLAAGLVQIVFGLSRIGRAALSLSPAVVHGMLAGIGLSIALGQVAVVLGGTAATSVFDNLARLFTTDVRWSALLVGMLTVAALLLWPRVPRAAFVPAPLVAVLIATLAALGLDVARVDLPGDPLGQVVLPQMPSGSFAGIVFAVLTVAVVASVESLLSAVAVDKLHDGPRADLDRELIAQGAANAVAGALGGLPVTGVIARSSTNVAAGARTRASTVLHGVWIAVFVLALGSVLELIPLAALAGVLLVVGARLVSVRRMRALWRHGEFAAYAVTVVGVVALGLVEGVLLGVAVAALRSLHRLTRSSVRIEPEADGWRVVIRGSLVFLGAGRLVRGLRAIPLGQRVVLELHIDFLDHGAYEAIDDWRVGYERLGGHVEVDEVHDTWFSKATKGIPALRKTPLSPLPRWFAPWSHWQRRHAVTLPRQRMDVDPMIRGMREFERTTAPLVRPFLSELAARGQRPRQLFITCADSRVVPNLITTSGPGDLFCVRNIGNLVPMDGEDSVGAAIEYAVEVLNVGTIAVCGHSDCGAMKAVVHGSTRPGTRLHAWLKGVEPSLVRFHATESDLPVVDRLAVANVAQQLDNLLTYPSVREAVTTRSLRLVGMYFDISAARVYLVDPERDGLEPVCV
- a CDS encoding AfsR/SARP family transcriptional regulator; amino-acid sequence: MADGGGERLRFEVLGLLRAVRGGGEVDLGAAKQRAVLAVLLLARNTPVNRGQIIEAVWGDNTPSSAVNLVQTYVAGLRRALEPRRARRAPAELLTSVGDGYLLRVDPNAVDLDEFERGVATAARLRSTGDLVAAATTLDDALSLWRGEPLGGVAGLFAEVERGRLAERRLAVLEERAELLLLIGRGAELVPSLTTLVGEHPLRERGHGLLMRALCQAGRQAEALGVYREARRVLIDELGVEPGPELRKLQQAVLSGENPEPERPTRPMTLRPVGESAPAITPAQLPRASATLIGRDDELKKLDGLLAAHQDGGLVLVVTGPAGVGKTALALHWAQTVREDFPDGQLYVDLHGYDPNQEPLGAGEVLSRFLRTLGVPSPDIPVTAEERSALFRTLIADRRMVVMLDNARGSTELLPLLPGPPSCVVVTSRRRLVGLVAHAEARLVELDMLDVDASVAVVGRIAGRDGTEAAALRRLAVLCDGLPLALRIAAARLAVAPTLRVAELVAELDDEHGRLAALGLEDEDSTVRAALDASRRALSPLPARLLALLGLHPGPDVTAFVVAAMARVRVGEAQRALDALTAANLLSVNEPGRYGAHDLVRVYTRTLAAELPADVRREATGRMLDFYLHCADLADGQLPVGRGSVRVAPEHVPVELPKLSGPAAATAWLDAEQGNIIAAAELAAAPAAAPEWPVHAWQLPYTLSRFLWLRADRTTWLRTTEAALEAATTLGDPEAKFVMLFNLGIVLAQFQRMDESLVRHREALDVARASGDLNAQARALTTVADMLAFLGRLDESEASYREALDVSRSAGSRWAEANAHHNLGLLHLSSKRYDDAKTWLRAAVTMYREVGEQCGESTCHTDLAVVLLESGEEGEALASARTALSVASAAASPYHQAMAHDRLATVFDRLGLPGAVAHWQRALALFTELNAQESDQVRERLARARATTAV
- a CDS encoding helix-turn-helix domain-containing protein is translated as MARGSSPTLRKRRLVSELRRLREAAGLTIDEVGERLECSASKISRIETGRVGVTPRDARDLLAVYGADPVTLEELVQLAREARRKAWWDEFGDIAPGRYVGFEADAESARTYQGLMVPGLLQCEAYTRALIREVLPDAAPAEVDRRVELRKARQALLVEDDPLRLHVVIDEAALRRLVGGREVMAEQLRRLGEVGELPNITLQVVSFESGGHAAMDGPFVILTFPEHLDPDVVYIESTHGDVYLEQQSDVVRYADMFARLCAESLDPAASSALIGRVARELG
- a CDS encoding DUF397 domain-containing protein, whose product is MQREWRKSTRSSAGGPECVEIALDPTGAGVRDSKNPTGGELDFGATPWVRFVGTAKNGVIDPR